From a region of the Hymenobacter jejuensis genome:
- a CDS encoding EamA family transporter: MKFSRYHLAAFSAFLIWGFFPLPLRLLSSYASGQILFFRILLSLSILLLIHTFFRREAVQTVWRQLLAASRAERRSVAVSTLFGGFLLTANWLLFIYVINQVSVQAGSFAYLICPILTALLGFVVLREQLRLNQWLAIGLSLMSCALLGSGEARTLLLSLVVALTYALYLITQRGLQGYDRLVLLTVQLILAAAVVLPIAPLLGADPAAGFADSHLLLMAAVLSVGFTVIPLFLNLYALNELPSGTVGIMMYVNPLVSFVLAFTYYGEQAQVLQLVAYGVILLSVVLYNVQLPTRVRQPA, translated from the coding sequence GTGAAATTCTCTCGTTACCACCTCGCGGCTTTCAGCGCCTTCCTGATCTGGGGCTTCTTCCCGCTGCCTTTGCGCCTACTCAGCAGCTATGCCAGCGGCCAGATTTTGTTCTTCCGTATCTTATTGTCGCTGAGCATTTTACTACTCATACATACCTTCTTCCGGCGCGAAGCCGTGCAAACGGTTTGGCGCCAACTACTTGCCGCCTCGCGGGCCGAGCGCCGGAGCGTAGCCGTTAGCACCCTATTCGGCGGCTTTTTGCTGACGGCCAACTGGCTCTTGTTCATCTACGTCATCAATCAGGTGAGCGTGCAGGCCGGCTCGTTTGCGTACCTAATTTGCCCCATCCTGACGGCGCTGCTTGGCTTTGTGGTGCTGCGCGAACAGCTGCGGCTTAACCAGTGGCTAGCCATCGGTCTTAGCCTGATGAGCTGCGCGCTGCTTGGCTCCGGCGAAGCCCGGACGCTCCTGCTAAGCTTGGTTGTCGCGCTTACGTATGCCCTTTACCTCATCACGCAGCGCGGCCTGCAAGGCTACGACCGCCTCGTGCTGCTAACGGTGCAGCTGATCTTAGCCGCCGCGGTGGTCCTGCCCATCGCTCCTTTGCTCGGTGCCGATCCGGCGGCCGGCTTTGCCGATTCGCACCTGCTGTTAATGGCGGCTGTTCTGAGCGTGGGCTTTACGGTCATACCGCTGTTTCTCAACCTCTACGCCCTCAATGAGTTACCATCCGGCACGGTAGGCATCATGATGTACGTGAACCCGTTGGTCAGCTTTGTGCTGGCATTCACCTACTACGGCGAGCAAGCCCAGGTGCTTCAGCTGGTGGCGTATGGCGTAATCCTGCTTTCGGTGGTGCTGTACAATGTGCAGCTACCGACGCGCGTGCGCCAACCGGCATAG
- a CDS encoding DUF5686 and carboxypeptidase regulatory-like domain-containing protein, whose protein sequence is MARYLLLLTFLASVFGAQAGIVRGRITDTKGAALAFANVAVRNTSTSTATNEQGNYQLRLNPGQYELVFQYVGYKPRTETIRVAGGDTATVLNVVLESENYRLGEVVVRATDRDPAYAIVQQAINWRRYHQREVAAFKARVYIKTLGRFTDVPGKILGLVKVGPDVKPGIFYLSESLSDMTFRQPNVVQERMLSSRVSGDAKGISFNRASAGRGLNFYNNVLKSGFSERGFVSPIADGAMLFYKYELQGSTQQNGLTINKIRVTPRRRTDPVFSGYIYVVEGTWRLHSVSLDLTKDAQLDYVDNIHIEQLFAPAPGPSDVWVMQSQKITMGFEAFGFKGNGYVTAVLSNYQVTPTYPNRPAPQTAPPAVASKDAEPAPVMRESVADVKKQKPVLHGFAKQVKERVRRSERSDSIGGLPVERMPRGQVMVVEKGVNERDTSFWSEVRPVPLTDEEKKDYHLKDSTEVIRSSRPYQDSLDRKRNEPEPMKFLVTGYTYRNTFKKWQFSVAPVFNILQYNTVEGAVVNAQATYTQNTDDRRSFSLTPALRYGFANKLLSPSVEAVWQHDPVKLARLGVGVGQTIENFDLNSQLTPFINTQYTLFRNRNYAKYYRRLGGDISYTTEPLNGLTVRTALSYYDRRELQNATIDLIKDVAGRAFTPNRPVSAELPNTSFARNQALTAELTLSYRPGQRYITRPDGKLNFGSKWPTFRFTYLQGIQALGSDVRYTRLGVGVSQSVNMGLLGTSSYNVMTGAYLGTPRLYFMDYRHFSGNQTAFASNFAQFQLLDYYLYSTRDRYLEAHYNHHFNGFFLNKIPLMRRLKWQEVASVNYLRTPSSGNYVELGVGVEHVLKVLRVDFYTALQSGNRQANGLRIGLGF, encoded by the coding sequence ATGGCTCGTTACTTGTTGCTGCTGACTTTTTTGGCAAGCGTCTTTGGGGCGCAAGCCGGCATTGTGCGAGGACGGATTACGGATACCAAAGGCGCCGCCCTGGCTTTCGCCAACGTGGCCGTGCGCAACACTTCTACCAGCACCGCCACCAACGAGCAAGGCAATTATCAGCTACGCCTCAATCCGGGACAGTATGAGCTTGTATTTCAATACGTTGGCTACAAGCCGCGCACCGAAACCATTCGGGTAGCCGGCGGTGATACGGCCACGGTCCTGAACGTCGTGCTCGAATCGGAAAACTACCGGCTGGGCGAAGTGGTCGTGCGCGCCACCGACCGCGACCCCGCGTATGCCATTGTGCAGCAAGCTATTAACTGGCGGCGTTACCACCAGCGCGAGGTGGCGGCTTTCAAGGCGCGGGTCTACATCAAAACGCTGGGCCGCTTCACCGATGTGCCCGGCAAGATTTTGGGCTTGGTGAAAGTAGGGCCGGACGTGAAGCCGGGTATTTTTTACCTCTCCGAGTCGTTGTCGGACATGACGTTTCGCCAGCCCAACGTGGTACAGGAGCGTATGCTGTCGTCGCGGGTGAGCGGCGATGCCAAGGGCATCAGCTTCAACCGGGCCAGTGCGGGCCGCGGCCTCAATTTCTACAACAACGTCCTGAAAAGCGGCTTTTCGGAGCGCGGCTTCGTGTCGCCGATTGCCGACGGCGCCATGCTGTTTTATAAATACGAACTGCAAGGCAGTACGCAGCAGAACGGATTGACCATCAATAAAATACGCGTGACGCCGCGCCGCCGCACCGATCCGGTATTTTCGGGGTACATCTACGTCGTAGAAGGTACGTGGCGCCTGCATTCCGTGTCGCTCGACCTGACGAAAGACGCCCAGCTCGACTACGTCGACAACATCCACATTGAGCAGCTTTTTGCGCCCGCGCCGGGCCCGTCGGATGTGTGGGTGATGCAGTCGCAGAAGATCACGATGGGGTTCGAAGCCTTTGGTTTTAAGGGCAATGGCTACGTGACGGCCGTGCTTTCCAACTACCAGGTAACGCCGACCTATCCTAATCGGCCCGCTCCCCAAACCGCGCCGCCCGCAGTCGCCAGTAAAGATGCCGAACCGGCGCCCGTCATGCGCGAGTCGGTAGCCGACGTGAAAAAGCAAAAGCCCGTGTTACACGGCTTTGCCAAGCAAGTGAAGGAGCGCGTACGGCGCTCCGAACGCAGCGATTCGATCGGGGGCCTACCCGTGGAACGCATGCCGCGCGGGCAAGTAATGGTGGTGGAAAAAGGTGTAAATGAGCGCGATACCAGCTTTTGGTCGGAAGTGCGCCCCGTGCCGCTCACCGACGAGGAGAAAAAAGACTACCACCTAAAAGACAGCACTGAAGTCATCCGCAGCTCCCGCCCGTATCAGGATTCCCTGGATCGCAAGCGTAATGAGCCCGAACCCATGAAGTTTCTGGTGACGGGCTACACGTATCGCAACACGTTCAAGAAGTGGCAGTTCTCCGTTGCGCCTGTTTTCAACATTCTACAATACAACACGGTAGAAGGCGCGGTGGTCAATGCGCAGGCTACCTATACGCAGAACACCGACGACCGTCGCTCATTTTCGCTGACGCCTGCGTTGCGCTACGGTTTCGCCAACAAGCTGCTCAGCCCGAGCGTGGAGGCCGTATGGCAACACGACCCCGTAAAATTGGCGCGCCTTGGCGTGGGCGTGGGCCAAACCATCGAAAATTTCGATCTCAACTCGCAGCTTACGCCTTTTATCAATACCCAGTACACGCTGTTTCGCAATCGCAATTACGCCAAATATTACCGGCGCCTCGGCGGCGACATTAGCTACACTACTGAACCGCTCAACGGCCTTACGGTGCGCACGGCGCTTAGCTACTACGACCGCCGCGAGCTGCAAAATGCTACTATTGACCTTATTAAGGATGTAGCCGGCCGGGCCTTCACCCCCAATCGGCCAGTAAGTGCGGAGCTGCCTAACACTAGCTTCGCCCGCAACCAAGCCCTCACAGCCGAGCTTACCTTATCGTATAGGCCTGGGCAGCGCTATATTACGCGGCCTGATGGCAAGCTCAATTTTGGCTCGAAATGGCCAACGTTCCGATTCACGTATCTGCAAGGGATTCAGGCACTTGGCTCCGATGTGCGTTACACCCGGTTAGGCGTGGGCGTTAGCCAATCTGTGAACATGGGCCTGCTTGGAACGAGCAGCTATAACGTAATGACGGGCGCTTACCTCGGCACTCCGCGGCTCTACTTCATGGATTACCGGCACTTTTCCGGCAACCAAACGGCGTTTGCTAGCAATTTCGCCCAATTTCAATTGCTTGACTACTACTTATATAGCACAAGAGACCGCTACTTAGAAGCGCATTACAACCACCATTTCAACGGCTTCTTCTTGAACAAAATCCCGCTGATGCGCCGGCTCAAGTGGCAGGAAGTAGCGTCGGTCAATTACTTGCGTACGCCGAGCTCCGGCAATTATGTTGAGCTGGGTGTAGGCGTCGAGCACGTCCTGAAAGTGCTGCGCGTCGACTTTTACACGGCGCTGCAATCCGGCAATCGGCAAGCCAATGGGCTGCGGATCGGGCTGGGTTTTTAA
- a CDS encoding ferritin-like domain-containing protein produces the protein MNIFNLITEIEKVDPEVYERLDQRRAIFKHFAGFGKKLATAAVPLAMGSMFQKAYGQSSGLSAQIKEVLNFALTLEYLEAAFYNQGLSAAGLQSSLTGQSRTDIETIRTDENNHVKFLKAVLGADAIKDPTASFDFTGSKGGARAALFPDVFSNVKTFLAVAQAFEDTGVRAYKGGAALLMSNNTVLEAALNIHSVEARHASHLRTMRRGGPQALPNNEQDSPESWITGDANGGPAPGITNGIYGPGNPASKYPSEGNVVQAGINIAANSNISTNKASEAFDEPLDMATVLSIASNFIK, from the coding sequence ATGAATATTTTCAATCTTATCACCGAAATCGAAAAAGTCGATCCGGAAGTTTACGAGCGTCTCGATCAGCGCCGCGCCATATTCAAGCACTTTGCCGGCTTCGGCAAAAAACTCGCCACTGCTGCCGTGCCGCTGGCCATGGGTTCCATGTTCCAGAAGGCCTACGGGCAGTCGTCGGGCCTGAGTGCGCAGATCAAAGAAGTGCTCAATTTCGCCCTCACCCTCGAATACCTCGAGGCTGCCTTCTACAACCAAGGCCTGAGCGCCGCGGGCCTCCAATCGTCGCTGACGGGCCAGAGCCGCACCGACATTGAAACCATCCGCACCGACGAAAACAACCACGTTAAGTTCCTGAAGGCCGTACTCGGCGCCGACGCCATCAAAGACCCAACAGCTTCTTTCGACTTTACCGGCTCGAAGGGTGGCGCCCGCGCAGCCCTGTTCCCCGACGTATTCTCAAATGTGAAAACGTTTTTGGCTGTGGCCCAGGCATTTGAGGATACCGGCGTGCGCGCCTACAAAGGCGGCGCCGCGCTGCTGATGAGCAACAACACCGTATTGGAGGCGGCCCTCAACATTCACTCGGTGGAGGCCCGCCACGCTTCGCATCTGCGCACCATGCGCCGCGGCGGCCCACAAGCCCTGCCCAACAACGAGCAGGATTCGCCCGAAAGCTGGATTACCGGCGATGCCAACGGCGGGCCGGCGCCCGGCATCACCAACGGCATCTATGGCCCCGGCAACCCCGCCAGCAAGTACCCCAGCGAGGGCAATGTGGTGCAGGCTGGCATCAACATCGCTGCCAACAGCAACATCTCCACCAACAAAGCGTCCGAAGCCTTCGACGAGCCGCTGGACATGGCGACTGTGCTTTCGATTGCCAGCAACTTTATCAAATAA
- a CDS encoding ferritin-like domain-containing protein, producing the protein MSKLPLLTPESNSVEEGLNTPLQRRSFLRYTGLGVAATSLALTGCNDVLEEIFKNPKANKNEVNVGSGDFGILNYAYALEQLEAAFYAQVVASPYYAGASAAERQILQDVAAHEVAHRDFFKKAITALGGSPIKNLEPDFSAINFSDRTSVLTTAKAFEDLGVSAYNGAGKLIANPDYLTLAGKIVSVEARHAALIRDLIQNGSFVGPDVVDFSTGLEKSKSPAEVVMTANAFLKKGSKLNVSNLPKE; encoded by the coding sequence ATGTCGAAACTACCATTACTAACCCCCGAATCCAATTCGGTAGAGGAGGGGCTGAACACGCCATTGCAGCGTCGCTCCTTTCTACGGTATACCGGGCTCGGAGTAGCCGCCACAAGCTTGGCGCTAACCGGCTGCAACGATGTGCTGGAAGAGATTTTTAAAAATCCGAAAGCCAACAAGAACGAGGTAAATGTCGGCTCCGGCGACTTTGGCATCCTCAACTATGCCTACGCCTTGGAGCAATTGGAAGCGGCTTTTTATGCGCAAGTAGTAGCCAGCCCATACTATGCCGGCGCTTCGGCGGCCGAGCGGCAGATTTTGCAAGATGTAGCCGCGCACGAAGTGGCGCACCGCGACTTCTTCAAAAAAGCCATTACGGCGCTAGGCGGCAGCCCAATCAAGAATCTGGAACCCGATTTTTCGGCGATTAATTTCTCCGACCGCACCAGTGTCCTGACTACGGCCAAAGCATTCGAAGATTTGGGTGTGTCGGCTTATAACGGAGCCGGCAAACTCATCGCCAACCCCGATTACCTGACGCTGGCCGGCAAAATAGTGTCGGTAGAGGCCCGGCACGCCGCCCTGATTCGCGATTTGATCCAGAATGGCTCGTTTGTAGGCCCCGACGTGGTGGATTTCAGCACCGGCCTAGAGAAATCTAAGTCGCCTGCTGAGGTAGTAATGACGGCCAATGCTTTCCTCAAGAAAGGCTCGAAGCTCAACGTGAGCAACCTGCCCAAAGAATAA
- a CDS encoding regulatory protein RecX, with the protein MDQPKKKFYTPGEALQKIAAFCAYQERNHKEVEEKLRSYGLDEDEAGEIIIRLSREKLLDEERYAKSFVRGRYRLKKWGRRRITQELKQKGISDFCIKAGLKEIDGDEYYANLTTLLEKKNALEKERHPQKRKQKLMQYLMLKGYEMDLIQMALSDLGKESED; encoded by the coding sequence ATGGATCAACCGAAAAAGAAGTTTTACACGCCCGGTGAGGCCCTGCAAAAGATCGCTGCCTTCTGCGCCTACCAAGAGCGCAACCACAAAGAAGTGGAAGAAAAGCTTCGCAGCTACGGTCTCGACGAGGACGAAGCCGGCGAGATTATCATTCGGTTGAGCCGCGAAAAGCTGCTCGACGAAGAGCGGTACGCCAAGAGTTTTGTGCGGGGTCGGTACCGGTTGAAGAAATGGGGCCGGCGCCGCATTACGCAGGAACTCAAGCAGAAAGGTATTTCGGACTTCTGCATTAAAGCGGGCCTGAAGGAAATCGATGGCGACGAATACTACGCCAACCTCACGACGCTGCTCGAAAAGAAAAATGCCCTCGAAAAAGAGCGCCATCCGCAGAAACGCAAGCAAAAGCTCATGCAGTACCTAATGCTAAAGGGCTACGAAATGGACCTGATTCAGATGGCACTGAGCGACTTAGGCAAGGAAAGCGAGGATTGA
- a CDS encoding DUF4230 domain-containing protein, whose amino-acid sequence MPVVRLLRRLLPLVFLVGLGWFLWKKVQPVLLDNPLNSDPRITVTHNTVLTKVEALGRMELVRYNFKDVVEYRKGTYRFLEDAKVALIVAGDAVGCLDLRKVRAQDVVFEGDSVVRIALPPAELCSWRIDHSQSKVYSVENGLLRNAELVDEAYKYAEKNVRRSALQSGILAQTQQNAQQILRPMLETMTGRRVVLVQQTAPPQVPGKR is encoded by the coding sequence ATGCCTGTTGTTCGTTTGCTGCGTCGCTTGCTGCCGTTGGTTTTCCTAGTGGGGTTAGGTTGGTTTCTCTGGAAAAAAGTCCAGCCGGTGCTGCTGGACAACCCCCTCAATTCCGATCCGCGCATCACGGTCACGCACAACACCGTCCTGACCAAAGTCGAGGCCCTGGGCCGCATGGAGTTGGTGCGCTACAATTTCAAAGACGTGGTGGAGTACCGCAAAGGCACGTACCGTTTTCTGGAAGACGCAAAAGTGGCGCTTATCGTGGCGGGCGATGCCGTGGGCTGCCTCGATCTGCGCAAAGTGCGGGCGCAGGACGTGGTGTTTGAAGGCGACTCGGTAGTGCGCATTGCGCTGCCGCCCGCCGAACTGTGCAGCTGGCGCATCGACCACAGCCAAAGCAAAGTGTATAGCGTCGAAAATGGCCTGTTGCGCAACGCCGAGCTGGTAGACGAAGCCTACAAATACGCCGAAAAAAACGTGCGCCGCTCGGCCCTGCAATCCGGGATTCTGGCCCAAACCCAGCAGAATGCCCAGCAAATCCTAAGGCCCATGCTGGAAACCATGACTGGCCGGCGCGTCGTACTCGTGCAGCAAACGGCGCCCCCGCAAGTACCAGGCAAAAGGTAA
- a CDS encoding 1-aminocyclopropane-1-carboxylate deaminase/D-cysteine desulfhydrase has protein sequence MIDNEIIIQDILETVVQQKGIRLLLLRDDLRHPELPGNKWRKLKYNLLEARKQGHDTLLTFGGAYSNHLAAVAAAGHLYGFNTIGVVRGDELQLAQDDQLNPTLAQAVAHGMTLRYLDRNTYRRKHEAAVQAELLAQTGPAYVVPEGGTNALALRGCAELVTELAAHTAFDALCVACGTGGTLAGLLTGLAGTRQAVGIAALKGGDFLRNDVNALTQQIVGQRYTNWALQTDYHFGGYASFSPPLLAFIREFQQRHGVLLDPLYTSKLLFGVLDLIAKGYFEPGSTVVAVHTGGLQAWAGFRQRYESRSTWWPEIE, from the coding sequence ATGATTGATAATGAGATAATTATACAAGATATTCTGGAGACGGTTGTCCAGCAAAAGGGCATCCGGCTGCTGCTGCTCCGCGATGATCTGCGCCACCCGGAGCTACCCGGCAACAAGTGGCGCAAGCTCAAATACAACCTGCTGGAGGCCCGCAAACAAGGCCACGACACGCTCCTGACATTCGGCGGGGCTTACTCCAATCACTTGGCCGCCGTCGCGGCGGCTGGGCATTTATACGGCTTCAATACTATTGGCGTGGTGCGTGGCGACGAGCTACAACTGGCCCAAGATGATCAGCTAAATCCGACGCTGGCGCAGGCCGTGGCGCACGGCATGACCTTGCGCTACCTCGATCGTAACACGTACCGTCGCAAGCACGAAGCGGCAGTTCAGGCGGAGCTACTAGCGCAAACCGGCCCGGCGTACGTTGTGCCCGAAGGCGGTACCAATGCGCTGGCCCTGCGCGGCTGCGCTGAGCTGGTAACGGAATTAGCTGCCCACACGGCCTTCGATGCGTTGTGCGTGGCTTGTGGCACTGGGGGCACGTTGGCCGGTTTGCTCACAGGCCTTGCCGGCACGCGTCAGGCTGTGGGCATAGCCGCCTTGAAAGGTGGTGATTTCCTGCGCAACGACGTGAATGCTCTCACGCAACAGATTGTCGGACAGCGTTATACCAACTGGGCATTGCAAACGGACTACCATTTTGGAGGCTACGCCAGCTTTTCGCCGCCGCTGTTGGCATTCATCCGTGAGTTTCAGCAGCGGCATGGTGTCCTACTCGATCCCCTATACACCAGCAAGCTATTGTTCGGGGTGCTCGACCTGATTGCGAAAGGCTATTTTGAGCCGGGCAGCACCGTGGTGGCCGTCCACACGGGCGGCTTGCAGGCGTGGGCCGGTTTTCGCCAGCGCTATGAGTCGCGCAGCACCTGGTGGCCGGAAATAGAATAG
- a CDS encoding YfhO family protein: MTTVSSGSVPLWRRVLPHLLAVVFFLALAAVYFSPILFEGKTLAQHDIVQFNGGAHEAAQYREVTGQEALWTNSMFSGMPTYMISTRFPGDLSVYLHQIFTLHLPAVVANLFLALLCGYVLFIALGVRPLVAVAGAIALGFTSYNLVILAAGHNTKSLALAYAPLVLAGLLVTFRRNRWLGAALFALGLTMNLRSNHVQITYYLLLLVLVFGIVELVFAVREKRTAAFLNRTALLLAASVLAVGVSFGRLYVTAQYSKYSNRGKSELKTPLPTAPGQEAPAPADGESASTAHDREYAFGWSYGVGETITLLIPNYFGGASQAKLSESSATGQALSQLGVPPVQLRDYLSQLPLYWGDQPSTSGPVYVGAVVCLLFVLGLFVADRRTRIWLLIGTVLSIVLAWGKNFESFNGFMFDYFPGYDKFRAVSMALVIAQLAMPLLGILALSRVLRTRPETAPLPAGSHPALAPKAVDTAETADLKRKLLYAVGITAGICILAFLFGLGANFASPIDAQLQQSGFPLDALRQDRASLMRTDVLRSLVFILMAGGVLYFYLQRKLSVSLAAMLVAALTLVDLWTVDKRYLNDSNFQRETVAQQFVPTAVDEQILQDKDLSYRVLNLQNPFSEANTSYFHKSIGGYNGAKLRRYQDLIERQISNNNPGVLNMLNMRYLITGDPKQPVQRNPGALGNAWFVSEVQKVQNPDQEIQALTNLNVATTAVVDASKFPLDKTTYNAAGSTIRLTNYSPNELRYDANAAQDGFVVFSEIYYADGWNAYLDGKLVPHVRANYVLRAMPVPAGHHIIEFKFEPKAYAIGNTVSLVSSVLLILALLGALVYAIRQKPEPVVEEQQLVA; the protein is encoded by the coding sequence ATGACTACCGTTTCTTCCGGCAGCGTGCCACTGTGGCGACGGGTGTTGCCGCACCTGTTGGCCGTTGTATTTTTCCTGGCGCTGGCCGCTGTGTATTTCTCGCCGATCCTGTTTGAAGGCAAAACGCTGGCCCAGCACGACATCGTGCAGTTTAACGGCGGGGCGCACGAAGCTGCTCAATACCGCGAGGTAACCGGCCAAGAAGCCCTCTGGACAAACTCCATGTTCAGCGGCATGCCCACCTACATGATCAGTACCCGCTTCCCGGGCGACTTGTCGGTATACTTGCACCAGATTTTCACGCTGCATCTGCCCGCGGTGGTGGCCAATTTGTTTTTGGCGCTGCTCTGTGGCTATGTGTTGTTTATCGCGCTGGGCGTGAGGCCGTTAGTAGCCGTCGCCGGTGCCATCGCGTTGGGTTTTACCAGTTATAACCTGGTCATTCTGGCAGCCGGGCACAATACCAAGTCGCTGGCGCTGGCCTACGCACCGTTGGTGCTGGCGGGTTTGCTGGTCACGTTTCGGCGCAACCGATGGTTGGGTGCGGCCTTGTTTGCATTGGGTCTGACGATGAACCTACGTTCCAACCACGTTCAGATCACCTATTATCTGCTGCTGCTGGTGCTGGTGTTTGGCATCGTGGAGCTGGTGTTTGCGGTGCGCGAAAAACGCACGGCTGCTTTCCTGAACCGCACGGCGTTACTGCTGGCGGCAAGCGTGTTGGCTGTCGGGGTGAGCTTTGGCCGCCTTTACGTTACGGCACAATACAGCAAGTATTCCAACCGCGGCAAGTCGGAGCTGAAAACGCCATTGCCAACTGCGCCCGGCCAAGAAGCGCCAGCCCCTGCCGACGGTGAATCGGCCAGCACCGCCCACGATCGGGAGTACGCTTTCGGGTGGAGCTACGGTGTCGGCGAGACCATTACCTTATTGATTCCCAATTACTTCGGTGGAGCTTCGCAAGCCAAGCTGAGTGAAAGCTCGGCTACGGGGCAAGCCCTTTCGCAGCTAGGAGTCCCGCCCGTACAGCTACGCGACTACCTGAGCCAATTGCCACTTTATTGGGGCGATCAGCCGAGCACAAGCGGACCGGTGTATGTGGGCGCGGTTGTGTGCTTGCTGTTTGTGCTGGGCTTGTTTGTCGCCGATCGTCGCACGCGCATTTGGTTGCTGATCGGTACCGTCCTGTCGATTGTGCTGGCCTGGGGCAAGAATTTCGAGTCGTTCAACGGCTTCATGTTCGATTACTTCCCCGGCTACGACAAGTTTCGGGCTGTGTCGATGGCACTCGTGATTGCGCAATTGGCCATGCCGCTGCTAGGCATCTTAGCCCTGTCTCGCGTCCTGCGCACACGCCCCGAAACAGCACCGCTACCGGCCGGTTCACATCCGGCATTGGCCCCGAAAGCAGTGGACACTGCTGAAACAGCCGATTTGAAGCGCAAACTGCTCTACGCCGTGGGTATCACGGCCGGCATCTGCATCCTGGCTTTCCTGTTTGGGTTAGGCGCTAATTTCGCTTCGCCCATCGACGCTCAGTTGCAGCAAAGTGGCTTCCCGCTTGATGCTTTGCGCCAAGATCGCGCCAGCCTGATGCGTACCGACGTGCTTCGCTCGCTGGTGTTCATCTTGATGGCAGGTGGCGTCTTGTACTTCTATTTGCAGCGCAAGCTGTCGGTGTCGCTGGCGGCTATGTTGGTGGCCGCCCTGACGTTGGTGGACCTCTGGACCGTGGACAAGCGCTACCTCAACGACAGCAACTTCCAGCGCGAAACCGTAGCCCAGCAGTTTGTACCGACCGCAGTCGATGAGCAAATTCTGCAGGACAAAGACCTGAGCTACCGCGTGCTGAATTTGCAGAACCCTTTCAGTGAGGCCAATACGTCGTACTTCCACAAGAGCATCGGGGGCTACAACGGCGCCAAGCTGCGCCGCTACCAAGACCTAATTGAGCGGCAGATTTCCAATAACAATCCCGGCGTGCTCAACATGCTCAACATGCGTTACCTCATCACCGGCGACCCTAAACAGCCTGTGCAGCGCAACCCCGGCGCGCTGGGCAACGCTTGGTTTGTGAGCGAAGTGCAGAAAGTGCAGAACCCTGACCAGGAAATTCAGGCGCTTACTAACCTCAACGTGGCTACTACGGCCGTCGTGGATGCCTCGAAATTCCCTCTCGACAAAACCACTTACAATGCGGCTGGCTCTACCATCCGCCTCACCAATTACTCGCCCAACGAACTGCGCTACGACGCCAATGCCGCGCAGGACGGCTTCGTGGTGTTCTCGGAAATTTATTACGCCGACGGCTGGAACGCCTACCTCGACGGCAAGCTGGTGCCGCATGTGCGCGCCAACTACGTGCTTCGGGCCATGCCCGTGCCTGCTGGGCACCACATCATCGAGTTTAAGTTCGAGCCCAAGGCCTACGCCATCGGCAACACGGTATCGCTGGTCTCTTCTGTTCTCCTGATTCTGGCCCTGCTGGGGGCTTTGGTATATGCCATCCGGCAAAAGCCTGAGCCGGTAGTAGAAGAGCAGCAGTTGGTAGCGTAA
- a CDS encoding DUF4834 family protein yields MVKFILTLLIISFVVRYVVPVVLRLLVGAFVQKQARKYGQQFGGTPFESPFTPPTGPPPSSPGEVHVDYVPPKQKKSKPTEFKGGEYVDFEEVK; encoded by the coding sequence ATGGTTAAGTTCATCCTGACGCTGCTCATCATTTCCTTTGTCGTACGCTACGTTGTACCCGTGGTGTTGCGTCTGTTGGTGGGGGCTTTTGTGCAGAAACAAGCCCGCAAATACGGGCAGCAATTTGGTGGTACGCCTTTCGAATCACCCTTTACGCCCCCCACAGGTCCTCCGCCTTCTTCCCCAGGTGAGGTCCATGTAGATTACGTGCCACCCAAGCAAAAAAAGTCAAAGCCTACGGAGTTTAAAGGTGGGGAATATGTTGATTTTGAGGAGGTTAAGTAA